GCGCACGATGCGGCGTACACATCGCCGCTGGCACGGTGAGCTGGGGCCCTAGCCGCGTGTCGCTCGCGAACCTAAGTCAGATTGCTGGCTTACTCCTTAGATGACACCACGCGCGGATGCCCCTCGAGCCGGTAACGAATTCCGTACTCGCGAGCCTTCGCCTCGAAGTCTGCCAGCTGCTCAGCGGGCAGAATCTCCCCCACGCCCTGCACCTCGAACAGGTCACCCGCGTACAACAATACCAGCAGGAAGGCGACCAGCGCTTCCGTGCTGGTGAAGTTGCAGTGGCCGTAACGGTCGTAAGGGATATGAAAGTGCTGCGTGAGATAGTCGAGATTCAGCACCGTCTTCAACACGTAGATCGGCGCATGGAAGTACGGCACTTGCTCGTCGGCAGTCGTGTGGATGGTGATCAGCGGCCGATCGAGACTGCCGGTGGTTTGGTAGTTTTCAATCTCGGCCAGCGCAGCCGGGTCAGCCTCCACCCGCTGCACGCGATCGTTGATCAGCTCAGCGAGGCGGACGCCGCCGAACACCTTGTCGGTGTTGCCGAAGGGAAAACCCCCGAGTACTTGCGTGGCGTCGTCGTAGTTGACCACCGCGTAGCGCAGCACAGCCTCGGCACTGTTGATCGCGCTGGTCAGAAAGTCGTTTGGATCCACCGGCAACTCGGCGGACGCGACCCACTCGAGCAGGCGCCCCGGGTTCGCCCGTAGGGCGGGTTCGATCGCCTGGAAGAAGTAGTCGGGCCAGTTGTCGGCGATGTCCTGGGGCTCGTTGAAGGGACCGCCCGGGAGCAGACCGGGCCAGAGCACTTCGAACACGAGGCGAGCGTTGCCAAAGTATTCGAGCTGCAGGTTGAAGTCTCCGATCGGCCCACAGGCGGCGACGCCACCATCGATTACCTCCGGGCTTCCTTCGGTGAGCAGCGTCGTGATGATGCCGCCCTCGGACGCTCCCACGAGGTACACTCGCTCCGGAGCCCCCTGCTCCTCCGTGAAGATATCGACGAGATCGAGGATGTCGTCCGAGCCCTGGAGGATGGCGAGGCCGGTCTTGGAGTAGCTGTTGGTGGCGAAGCCGTAGCCCAGGCCGTTGAACAGGTCGTCCAAGCAAACGTCGTCGAAGCAGAGCTGATCCTCCGGGATGCTGACCGGCTCCGTCGCATCCTGGAAACCGTGGGCCCAAATCACCAGCCGGTTGTTGTAGTCCTCGGCTGGGGGCATGCAGATGCGGTAGATGGAGCCGCTGTCCTGCAGCGCGTCTGGCCCGCAGGTCGACTGGGCAGCGGACGGAGCGATGGGACCGAAGGCAAGCAGCACGAAGGCGGCGATCAGCGTTAGCGAGAGCTTCATGAGGACGAACGACTCCGGCGGGTGGAGCGAGGGAAACAGCGCGCGGCCCCGCGACCACGGACCATTACCCCGCAGCGTACGCCTCGCGCTCCGCACGTCGCAAGCGCATCTCACCCCGCACCGCACCAACGGCGCGGCGACCTTGCTGCTACGGGCTCAGTAGCTAAGTAGCGACTCGACTCGACGCTCGGGCAGGCGTTCGCGACCGTTCAGAAACGCCAGCTCGATCACCACCGAGACCGCAACCACCCGCGCACCTAGTGCTTCCACTAGGCCCACGGTTGCACTCATCGTGCCCCCCGTCGCCAGCAGGTCGTCCACCACGAGCACTCGGTCGCTGGGATGGACGCCGTCCTCATGAATCTCGAGCGTGTCTTGACCGTAC
This genomic interval from Pseudomonadota bacterium contains the following:
- a CDS encoding alpha/beta hydrolase, coding for MKLSLTLIAAFVLLAFGPIAPSAAQSTCGPDALQDSGSIYRICMPPAEDYNNRLVIWAHGFQDATEPVSIPEDQLCFDDVCLDDLFNGLGYGFATNSYSKTGLAILQGSDDILDLVDIFTEEQGAPERVYLVGASEGGIITTLLTEGSPEVIDGGVAACGPIGDFNLQLEYFGNARLVFEVLWPGLLPGGPFNEPQDIADNWPDYFFQAIEPALRANPGRLLEWVASAELPVDPNDFLTSAINSAEAVLRYAVVNYDDATQVLGGFPFGNTDKVFGGVRLAELINDRVQRVEADPAALAEIENYQTTGSLDRPLITIHTTADEQVPYFHAPIYVLKTVLNLDYLTQHFHIPYDRYGHCNFTSTEALVAFLLVLLYAGDLFEVQGVGEILPAEQLADFEAKAREYGIRYRLEGHPRVVSSKE